A portion of the Chlamydia caviae GPIC genome contains these proteins:
- a CDS encoding IncA family protein produces MKSSLPLGFVHTQQLASNRYNINKPHSVLISSVVATILGLAVLAASIALLVLFGAQGSAVFHGIIVGVILAALLLFFIGGIHSAIVFKLVRSRQVESSIFENTELNLQRQLQDLQSRLSKKESDICNLRAQLDKETVKVQKVLKLKQEELDSLIRRYAAMAQESSDLAALVLHLRTESADLKRVLEKNTITSNAIIEKLRSNSELLHSETIIARQSQEAEKVVVESLRNYSEQLSKQLCEKAQDLRDKDQTIAKLTQQVAELKQEIATLQIFITDNVANREQKRDVVEELNKKLAALKSQIESLQAYITESTKGDEIAIPTGNILAQKVNALLKDVFDIQEFAVDNIVVRASDDTEDQN; encoded by the coding sequence ATGAAATCTTCACTTCCTTTAGGGTTTGTTCATACGCAGCAATTAGCTTCTAATCGTTATAATATCAATAAACCACACAGCGTTCTCATCTCTTCTGTCGTTGCCACAATTTTAGGACTAGCTGTGCTAGCAGCTAGCATAGCTTTGCTTGTTTTATTTGGTGCTCAGGGATCAGCAGTGTTTCATGGGATTATTGTTGGGGTGATTCTCGCAGCTTTACTGCTCTTTTTTATAGGAGGAATACATTCTGCTATCGTCTTTAAATTAGTGCGATCCCGTCAAGTAGAGAGTTCTATATTTGAGAATACGGAGTTAAATTTGCAAAGGCAATTACAGGATCTTCAAAGTCGTTTATCTAAAAAAGAAAGCGATATTTGTAATTTACGGGCGCAACTAGATAAAGAAACTGTTAAAGTTCAAAAAGTGTTAAAACTCAAACAGGAGGAGTTAGACAGCCTGATACGTAGGTATGCTGCCATGGCTCAGGAAAGCTCAGATTTAGCAGCGTTAGTTTTGCATTTACGTACTGAGTCAGCAGATTTAAAAAGAGTCTTAGAAAAGAACACAATAACTTCGAATGCTATTATAGAAAAGTTGCGCAGCAATAGTGAGTTGCTCCATTCCGAAACTATAATTGCACGACAGTCTCAGGAGGCAGAAAAAGTTGTTGTAGAGAGTCTGAGAAACTATTCTGAACAACTATCAAAACAGCTTTGTGAAAAAGCACAAGACCTCCGTGATAAAGATCAAACAATTGCGAAGTTAACGCAACAAGTGGCTGAGTTAAAACAGGAGATTGCCACACTTCAGATATTTATTACTGATAATGTAGCAAATAGAGAACAAAAACGTGATGTTGTTGAGGAGTTGAATAAGAAGCTCGCAGCATTGAAATCTCAGATAGAAAGTCTTCAGGCATATATTACGGAGAGTACAAAGGGAGACGAAATAGCCATCCCAACGGGGAATATCTTGGCCCAAAAAGTAAATGCTTTGCTTAAAGATGTTTTTGATATTCAAGAATTTGCGGTTGATAATATAGTGGTTCGGGCTAGTGATGATACCGAAGATCAAAACTAG
- the lpxB gene encoding lipid-A-disaccharide synthase, with translation MLPLYLVHVLYPIGLIANLFFGSAFTIQWLLSEKRKTAYVPKAFWVLSSIGAVMMIAHGFIQSQFPMALLHGANLVIYFRNLNIASSYKLSLTTTLVILVLTLLVTTLPFALAAYYYPYMEWMASPNFFHLPLPPPNIYWHIVGCLGLFTFSSRFFIQWCYLEMNNHSTLPALFWQAGFVGGFLAFIYFIRTGDPVNILSYGCGLLPSLANLRIIYKKSRLPKFHSPSCFLSAGEPSGDTLGSDLLRNIKELNPNIHCFGVGGPLMRKEGLEPLIRMEEFQVSGFLEVFCAVFSLYKKYRKLYKAILKENPETVFCIDFPDFHFFLIRKLRKCGYRGKIIHYVCPSIWAWRPNRKKILEKHLDTLLLILPFEKEIFKDSPLKTIYLGHPLVKTIANFQDCNAWKQQLEISDQPSVALFPGSRPGDIFRNLQVQARAFRSSSLAKSHQLLVSSCNPKYDKKILELLDKEGCHNNKIVPSKFRYQLMRDCDCALAKCGTIVLEAALNQTPTIVTCLLRPFDTFLAKYIFKIFIPAYSLPNIITGSVIFPEFIGGKHDFSPEEVAAAIDILANPIGKEKQKYACQQLLKTMTENVITPKECLQAIYAQKNRFYLKNDFIKEFHPKSSRA, from the coding sequence ATGCTTCCTCTTTATCTGGTTCATGTACTGTATCCTATAGGATTGATTGCCAATTTATTTTTCGGTAGTGCGTTTACCATCCAATGGTTGTTGAGTGAAAAACGAAAAACCGCTTATGTTCCTAAGGCTTTTTGGGTTTTGTCTTCTATAGGAGCGGTTATGATGATCGCTCATGGCTTTATCCAAAGCCAGTTCCCTATGGCACTCCTTCATGGAGCCAATCTTGTTATCTATTTTAGAAATCTCAATATTGCCTCCTCTTATAAGCTTTCATTAACAACAACACTGGTAATTCTTGTTCTAACCTTACTTGTTACAACATTACCCTTTGCCTTAGCGGCCTACTACTATCCCTATATGGAATGGATGGCCTCTCCCAACTTTTTTCATCTTCCTCTACCTCCACCAAATATTTACTGGCATATTGTTGGCTGTTTAGGTTTATTTACCTTTTCCTCAAGGTTTTTTATCCAGTGGTGCTATTTGGAGATGAACAACCACTCGACCCTACCAGCATTATTTTGGCAGGCAGGTTTCGTCGGTGGTTTCTTAGCATTCATATATTTCATACGTACCGGAGATCCTGTAAATATCCTTAGCTATGGCTGTGGGCTCCTGCCTTCACTGGCGAATTTGCGTATCATATATAAGAAATCACGCTTACCTAAATTTCATAGCCCGAGCTGTTTCTTATCTGCAGGAGAGCCAAGCGGGGATACCTTAGGAAGTGATCTTCTTCGCAATATTAAGGAGCTAAATCCTAATATACATTGTTTCGGTGTTGGAGGACCTTTAATGCGGAAAGAAGGTCTTGAGCCCCTCATTCGTATGGAAGAATTTCAGGTGTCAGGATTTCTAGAAGTTTTTTGTGCTGTTTTCAGTTTATATAAGAAGTACCGAAAACTCTATAAAGCCATTCTTAAAGAAAATCCTGAAACTGTATTTTGTATAGATTTCCCCGACTTTCATTTTTTCCTAATTAGAAAGTTAAGAAAATGCGGGTATAGAGGAAAAATTATTCATTACGTCTGTCCAAGCATTTGGGCATGGAGACCTAATAGGAAAAAGATCTTAGAAAAGCATCTTGATACTCTTTTGCTTATACTTCCCTTTGAAAAGGAGATTTTTAAAGACTCCCCTTTAAAAACTATCTATCTAGGGCACCCTTTAGTAAAAACAATTGCTAATTTCCAAGATTGCAACGCGTGGAAACAACAATTAGAAATTTCTGACCAGCCTAGTGTTGCGTTATTTCCAGGTAGCCGCCCTGGCGATATCTTTAGAAATTTACAAGTACAAGCTCGTGCATTCCGATCTTCATCATTAGCAAAATCACATCAACTGCTTGTATCTTCTTGTAATCCTAAATACGACAAGAAAATCCTAGAGCTCCTAGACAAAGAAGGTTGTCATAATAATAAAATTGTTCCCTCAAAATTCCGTTATCAGCTGATGAGAGATTGTGATTGTGCTTTAGCAAAGTGTGGGACTATTGTTCTTGAAGCTGCTTTAAATCAAACCCCAACGATTGTTACTTGTTTGCTAAGACCTTTTGATACCTTCTTAGCAAAGTATATCTTTAAGATTTTTATTCCTGCGTATTCCCTACCGAATATCATTACAGGATCTGTTATCTTTCCAGAATTTATAGGGGGCAAACACGACTTTTCTCCAGAAGAAGTGGCTGCAGCGATTGATATCCTTGCCAACCCTATAGGTAAAGAGAAACAAAAATATGCCTGTCAGCAGCTTCTCAAGACTATGACAGAAAATGTAATCACTCCTAAAGAGTGTCTGCAAGCTATATACGCACAAAAAAATCGTTTTTACTTAAAGAATGACTTTATCAAGGAATTTCATCCTAAAAGCTCTAGAGCTTAA
- a CDS encoding IncA family protein has protein sequence MTTNPVNTTTTITPPITQKQPLCSVQESKYRRIAAATTLLEGLVLIAPLVGALVFFALPTATTITVLTVLIGIALGASVILLSMAMYKLLRCRQVPSDPKGIEDSVTLKEEIIEIKAQLTQKAIQLIEEEERSASLLGQLLAITGDLEATQHQKSALEAEVKLLQEQYTSTLKLAEKDHSELTEVQQELDEKTARLEDFVKTTVLLEKQIAEKEQEIGQLNARVAELEAAAVVKAPESAEASETVEATEEVEASEEGDSVHAGNLDSESGPDLD, from the coding sequence ATGACAACTAACCCAGTGAACACTACTACTACGATAACTCCACCTATCACACAAAAACAACCACTCTGTAGCGTACAAGAGAGTAAATATCGACGAATTGCTGCTGCTACTACCTTATTAGAAGGCTTAGTACTTATCGCACCTTTAGTAGGAGCTTTGGTCTTCTTTGCCTTACCTACAGCGACAACTATTACTGTTCTTACTGTTCTTATTGGAATTGCTCTAGGTGCTAGCGTTATTCTTCTATCTATGGCTATGTATAAACTGTTAAGATGTCGACAGGTTCCTAGCGATCCAAAAGGTATTGAGGACAGCGTAACCTTAAAAGAAGAAATTATAGAGATAAAAGCTCAGCTTACACAGAAGGCCATTCAATTAATCGAAGAGGAAGAGCGCAGCGCTTCCTTATTAGGACAGTTGTTAGCTATAACAGGTGATTTAGAGGCCACACAACACCAGAAATCCGCTTTAGAAGCTGAAGTTAAATTATTGCAAGAACAGTATACTTCTACTCTCAAATTAGCGGAAAAAGATCATTCAGAATTAACAGAAGTTCAACAAGAACTAGATGAAAAGACAGCACGACTTGAAGACTTCGTAAAAACAACGGTTTTATTAGAGAAGCAAATAGCTGAGAAAGAACAAGAGATAGGTCAATTAAACGCTCGTGTTGCAGAACTTGAAGCTGCTGCAGTAGTTAAAGCTCCTGAATCCGCTGAGGCTTCTGAAACTGTTGAAGCTACAGAAGAAGTAGAAGCTTCTGAAGAAGGAGATTCTGTACATGCAGGGAACCTAGACAGTGAAAGTGGTCCAGACCTTGATTAA
- a CDS encoding IncA family protein — protein MNSVSSLVNPESTTNKFPMHRFKKCLLSHTAAVAVGIVLILASVAALIAYASSLPILCSILLFTSALIGVALISLGVKYVRTYLSKIDFVDSHERAGYGAMIWKSLLEIQDLQDRVNEQAGDIEKVEQLQEYVKTLHSHITALEQFKEWKDNQQKEMVCAHFEDSRAYERELKKVARKLYEANKKIEQQRLQIPEELKVARERVQILEWVQLRLSRDLQYAANMIQFLQEEAEKVPPKPRSRSASI, from the coding sequence ATGAATAGTGTATCTTCCCTTGTCAATCCTGAAAGCACGACAAATAAATTTCCTATGCATCGTTTTAAGAAGTGTTTGCTATCGCACACTGCTGCTGTTGCTGTTGGTATTGTTCTCATTCTTGCAAGTGTCGCTGCGTTGATTGCTTATGCTTCTTCCTTACCTATACTGTGTTCTATTCTTTTGTTTACTTCTGCTCTCATAGGGGTAGCTTTAATTAGTTTAGGAGTGAAGTATGTCCGTACGTATCTTTCTAAAATAGATTTTGTAGATAGCCATGAAAGAGCAGGATACGGCGCCATGATATGGAAGTCGCTTTTAGAAATTCAGGACCTACAAGATAGAGTTAATGAGCAGGCGGGCGACATTGAAAAAGTCGAACAATTACAAGAGTATGTCAAAACCCTCCACTCTCATATAACTGCTTTAGAACAATTCAAAGAGTGGAAAGACAATCAACAAAAAGAAATGGTATGTGCTCATTTTGAAGATTCCCGAGCTTATGAAAGAGAACTTAAAAAAGTAGCCAGAAAGCTTTACGAGGCTAATAAGAAGATAGAGCAGCAACGATTACAAATTCCCGAAGAACTGAAAGTTGCCAGAGAGCGAGTTCAAATCTTGGAGTGGGTCCAACTACGTCTTTCTCGAGATCTCCAATATGCAGCAAATATGATACAGTTCCTTCAGGAAGAAGCAGAAAAGGTTCCACCAAAGCCTAGATCACGCTCCGCCTCTATTTAG